The sequence CACTCCCGGCGGGAGCCTCCGAGGCAAAGCACTCGGCGGCGAGTATATCCGGAGCCGGGGTCGTTTCAAGCGATGTCCGTCGCGCCTGCCCCCACGGCCGCTCTTGCTTGCATCGGGGGGCGGCCTATAATGGCCAGGCGGTGAGGAACATCGAACAGGGAGGCAGCGGAACGATGACGTGCGGGACGCGCGATGCCGCACCCGGCACGTTCGAACTGGGCGGCATATACAGAAGCCTCTGGCATGAACTGGTCATCGGCGCATAGACGGACCAGGGAAAGGCAAGGACCGTGCAGTACAGAAGACTGAGCGGGACGGAACTGGATGTCTCGGTGATCTGCTTCGGGGGCATGACGGCGGGTTCGTACGGCACCTTCGGACACCAGGATGACGAGGCGTCCATGCAGGCCGTGCGGGCGGCGCTCGAGGAGGGCATCAACTTCTTCGATACCGCGGAGGGCTACGGCGACGGCCACTCCGAGGACGTGCTCGGGCGCGCGCTGCAGGGCCGCCGGGAACAGGTGGTGATCGGCACCAAGGTCTCGCAGCGCCACCTGGACCGGGACCAGATGGCACGGGCGTGCAACCGGAGCCTGCGGCTGCTGCGCACGGACTACCTGGACATCTACCACGTTCACTGGCCCAACCACGACGTCCCGTTTGCCGACGTCGTGGAACGGCTGGAGAGGTTGCGCGAGGCCGGCAAGGTGCGCTACTGGGGTGTGTCCAACTTCGGCCGTCAGGACCTGACCGATCTGCTGGCATGCGGCCGTCCCGCCGTCAACCAGGTGCCCTACAGCCTCCTGTGGCGGATTATCGAGCACGAGGTGCGGCCGCTCTGCATCGAGAACGGCGTGAGCATCATCTGCTACAGCCCGCTGGCCCAGGGGCTGCTGACCGGCAAGTTCGGCCGTCCGGACGAGGTGCCGCCGGAGCGGGCGCGCGCCCGCTACATGGCCGAAGCGGCGGAGCGTTCGTTCAAGGTGATCGGCCTGCTGCGGGAGGTCAGCGACGAACTCGGCCAGCCGATGGCCGACGTGGCGCTGGCGTGGGCGCTGGCGCAGCCGGGCATCGCGTCCGTGCTGACCGGGGTGCGGAGCGACGAGCAGGTCCGGCAGAACGCCCGCGCGGCCGACCTGACGCTGCCCGCCGCCGCCCTCGAGCGCCTCACGCAGGGCTCGGAGGCGCTCAGACAGGAGCTGGGCACGGACCCGGACATGTGGAACGCCGGGGAACGGTCGCGGTATCGCTGAGGGCCCCGGTCACGGGGGCCGGGAGGAGGCGGCGCATGGGTGTGCCGAGGATCGCGCTGGTCGGCGGGGGGACGTTCGGCCTGATGCACCTGCGGGCGTTCCGCCAGTTCCAGCACGATGGGCGTTGTGAGTTCCTCGCGCTGGCGGATGTGAACGAGCGCCTCCTGGAGGAGCGCGCCCGGGAGTTCGGGATGCGCGCCTACGCCGACTACCGGGAGATGCTCGAACGCGAGCGGCCGGACGCGGTCGCCGTCGCCACGCCGGACCACCTGCACCGCGAGATCGCCCTCGCCGCCCTTGCGCAGGGCGCCCACGTGTTCGTCGAGAAGCCCATGGACACGACGGTGGAGGGCTGCACCGCCATGATCGAGGCCGGGCGGGACGCCGGCGTCCTCCTTCAGGTGGATTTCCACAAGCGGTACGACCCCTATCATGCCGAACTTCGGCGGAGTGCCCGGCAGGGGAAGCTCGGCGAGATCGAGTATGCGTATGCCTGGATGGAGGACCGGATCGAGGTCCCCCGCTCATGGCTTGCGGCCTGGGCGGGCGAGTCCTCGCCGGCCTGGTTCCTCGGCATCCACATGGTGGACCTGGTCTGCTGGATCACCGGGTGCGGGGGGAGGCGGGTGCATGCGACGGGCGTGCGCAAGAAGCTCCGTTCGCTCGGGATCGACGCCTGGGACTCGGTCTGCTTCTCGGTGGAGATGGACCGGGACGTCACGTTCCAGTGCCAGACCTCCTGGGTGCTGCCCGACGCATTCGAGGGGATCGTCAACCAGGGCATCCGCGTGGTGGGCACCGAGGGCCTCATGGAGGTCGACTCGCAGGACCGCGGCGCGCGGTGCTGCTTCGCCGCCGACGGGCGCATGGCCACCCCCAATCCGGGTTTCTTCCGCGAGGGGCGCGACCCGTGTGGCCGCGCCGTCTACGGTGGATACGGCATCGACGCGATCCGGCATTTTGTCGACAACGTGTCGTTCCTGATGGACGGCGGGGCGCTGTCGGACCTGGCGGGGACCTACCCGAGCGGCGAAGACGGTCGGGAGGCGACCCGCATCGTGGCGGGCGTCCATGACGCCCTGCAGCGGCACGCAGCCGTGGACCTGTAGCGCCGGGGCGGCTACTGCGGCATCAGCAGGCCCGCGCCTCCGACGGGGCTCACGGTCTGAGCCGCCGCCGGCAGGCCGCGCGGTTCGTAGTAGCCGCGTTCCAGGTGTCGGACGAGGTTCGCCGCCGCCGCCTTCTCGACGACGGCCACGATGCAGCCGCCGAGCCCCGCGCCGACCAGCCCGGCGCCCATCACCCCGTCCGTCTCCAGGGCCAGGTCCACCAGGATGTCCAGCTCCTCGATGCTGGCTCCGTAGCCGCCGGGCTGCCGCCAGAGCCGGGCGCGCTCCGTGCGGTCGGACTCGCCCGAGTCCGCGTCGGCGATCAGGTCGTCCAACATCCGGTCGGAGACGGAGTTGTCGTAGGCGACCCGGCCGCTGCCGGCCCGCCGGGTGACGCGGTCGCCGTCGTGCGAGATGGTCATCATCTGGCCGAAGGCCGCGACGTCGCCGCGGTTCAGCACGTCGGGGGCCATGGCAGCACGCGCGCACTCGCTGACGCCGTAGAGGCAGACGCCGCGCAGCGGGTATCCGCCGGCCGGTTCGGCGTGGCTTCCGAAGGTGCGTTCGAGAGCCGGGCGATCGTCGGGGAGCATCCGGAGGATCTCGCCTCGCGTCACGCGTTCGGGAACGGCCTGGAGCATGCGGTAGATGTCGGCCTCGCCCACGCCGAGGCGGGCGGGGTTCAGGTCGCGCAGGTGCTCCAGGCGGGGCGCCATCTCGGGGAAGCGCCTGCGGACCATCAGGAAGCCGATCACGTAGGACGACACGAGCTGGTTGAACATGTCGCGCACGGCCGAGGACTTCTCCGCCTTGCGGCCGCAGTTGGCCATGACGACGACGTAGTCGGAGGGGAAGGGCACCCAGTCCACGGAGAACGGGTGGGAGCCGATGTGCATGATGTGTCCGAGCCGGCCGAACTTGATCGCCGAGTGGTCGCCGCTGCCGCCGCGCGTGCCGATGTACCATTCGGCCAGCCCGCAGACGTCCACCAGGTCGCGGTCGGCGATCGGGAGGCCGTTGATGTGCCTGCATGCCTCGGCGGCGGCGACGACGAGCGCGGAGGAACTGCTCAATCCGGCGGCCGGCGGGATCAGGCCGTGGACGACGACGTTCATCCCGCGCAGAGGCGGATCGAATCGGCCTTCGTCCGTCGTGTTCAGGTGCTGAAGGTAGAGCACGGCGGACCTGACGTAGTCGGACCACGCGCCCGCACGGCCGGCACGGCGCCGCTCCTGCGCGCGCGCCTGCGTCCAGGCGTCCCAGTCGGGGATCTTCGTCCGGGGCAGTTCGTCGCCGATCGCGAAGGCGTCGTCCGGGTACCGGGCCGGGTCCGTGTTGGCCAGGACCACGCGGTCGTCGTCCCGGGGCTCGGCGATCAGGAGCAGTTCGCTGATGGCGATGGGGTTGACGTGACCGCCCCGGTGATCGACGTGCATGCCGAGCAGGTTGACGCGGCCCGCGGAGCGCACGACCAGCGCGGGGGCCGCCGTCCCGTACGCGGCGGCGAACGCCTCCAGCGCCCGGCGGAACTCGGCCGCCTTCCCGGCCAGCAGGGCCTCGTCATCGCCGTACAGGTCGCGCAGTGCGCCGAGACATCCCCCGCCCGAAGTCCCCAGAGCGGCCAGCCACTCCGACACCGTCCGAACGCCCGTGATCCGCTTCAACGGCGTGCCCCCTGATGCACGTGGGAGAGAGGGTCCAACCGGCCTGACACACGCAGCATGCGTCCTCCACAGGTTCCGCCGAGCCGGCGGCGCCCCGCAGGGCGTCCGCACGTCCGCTCAGCGGCCGTTCCCTTGCTCGAAGACGGTACGGCCCTGCAGGATGGTCCTGACGACCTCGATGCGGGCGGCCGCCTCGTCCCAGCGGAACAGGAGCAGGTCGGCGTCCTTGCCGGGCTCGATGGATCCGTAGCGGTCGTCGATGCCCAGAAGGCGGGCCGGGTTGAGGGTGGCCATCCGCACGGCCTCGGCCAGCGAGACCTCCCCCAGGCGCACGGCGTTGGCGACGCCCCGGGCCAGTTCCAGCGAGGAACCGGCCAGGAACGGGGTGCCCTTGAGCTGGATCTTCCCCGCCGGCGTCAGCACGACGGGACGGCCCGCGAACTCGTACTCCCCTGCGGGCAGGCCGGCGATGTTGACGGCGTCGCTGACCAGGATCGTGCGCGCGACCTGCTTGCCGCGGATCATGCACTTGAGCACGTACCCCGGCAGGTGGTGGCCGTCCGGGATGACGCTGGCCCACAGCCGGTCCTCGGCCATCTGGCGCCAGATGTAGTTCTCATGCCGCGGCAGCAGGGCATGTGACCCGTTGCCCAGGTGCGTCGACAGGCGGGCGCCCGCCTCTACCGCGCGGTCTACGTCCGCCGGCGATGCGTTCGTGTGGCCGATGGCCGGCACGATCCCGGCCTCGCTCAGGCGTTCGATGAACGCCGTCGCACCCGGGAGTTCGGGCGCCAGCGTCACGATGCCGATGCGTCCGCCGGAGGCGTCCTGCAGGCGGCGGAACTCGTCCCACTCCGGCGGGCGCACGTGGTCCTGCGGATGCGCCCCGCGCGGGCCTTCGTCGGGCGAGATGCAGGGGCCTTCCACGTGGACGGCGGGGATGGCCGCGGCGACCGCTTCGTCCGCGCATGCCGCGTTGACCGCGCGCAGGCAGGCGGCCATGTGGTCGAACGACGCCGTCACGACCGTGGGGCAGCAGAGTGCAACGCCGGCGCTGCCGAGCGCCCGCACGACCGCTGCGGCCTCCTCGGGGCCTGCGTCCGGCCGGTTGAAGTCGTGCCCCGCGAACCCGTTCACCTGCACGTCCAGCAGGGCCGGGGCGAGCATGAACTCCGGGCCGCCCAGAACGTCTCCCTCGAGCGCGGCGCCCTCTGCCCGGGGCGCCACTGACCGAATCCGGCTGCCCTCGGTCTCGACGACCTGAACGCCCTCCCGACCGACAACACGACCGACGATCCGCATGACGCCTCCCGTTCCATCCATGGCAGGTAAACGACCGCTTCAGGCTACCGCCCGGGGCGGCGGCTGTCAACCGCGCCTTGACACCGGACCGGCCCAGCCGATAGAATCGCCGGTCCCTGGGCGGTTAGCTCAGTTGGTTAGAGCGCCAGCTCGACAAGCTGGAGGCCACTGGTTCGAGTCCAGTACCGCCCACCATCCCTGCCGTTTCCCCCCCTCAGATTCCCGCTCCCGGTGCGTCGCTTGACCCCGCGCGGGCCCGGTGCCTACCATGCTGGTATGACCGCCCAGAAGGCCCGGACAGAGGTGCTTCCCGTGCTGGCGCTGCGGGGAACGGTGGTGTTCCCCGGCGCATCCGTGCGCCTGCGCGTGGGGCGCCGGCGCTCCCTGGCGGCATTGGAGGCGGCCGCCGCCGGCGACGGCCGCGTGGTCCTGGTGGCCCAGCGTCGCGCGGAGACCGAGGCGCCTTCGCTGGACGACCTTCATCCGGTCGGCGTCATCGCCGCTGTGCGGCCCGGGCCCGAACTCGAAGGCGGGAAGGTCCGCCTGATCATCGCCGACGGTCTGGCGCGGTGTCGCCTCTGCGCGCCGGCCCGGGAAGAGCCCTTTCTGGCCGCCCGTGTCGAGTCCCTCGCGGGGGCGTCGGCGGAGGTCTCCTCATCCCTCGCCGGGGAGGTGCGGACGCTGTTCCTCTCCGGCCCGCACCGGGAGGAGCGCACGGCGCTGCTCAGCGTGTTCCCCGAGGCGGCCGACGTCGGCTTCCTCATCGCGTCGCAACTGGATCTGTCGCCGGATGACGCACAGGCCCTGCTGTCCGAACCCGACGCCGGGAACCGCTACCGCATGCTGCTGCCCGTCCTGCGTGCCGAAGAGCAGATCGCCCGCGTGGGCCGCGACCTGTGGAAGCAGGCCGTGGCCCGCGCGGCGGGCGGCCGCGAGCGGCATCTGCGCGAGCGAAAGGCCGCCATCGAGCGCGAACTGGGCGAACTGAGCGGCCGGGGGGCCGACCTGCAGGAACTGCGCGAACGTGTGGCGGCGGCCGGTCTGTCCGAAGAAGCCCGCGCCGAGGCCGAACGCGAACTGGCGCGGATGGAGAGGACGGCGCCCGGGCAGCCCGAATACGGCGTGGCCGAGGACTACCTGGAGTGGCTGACATCCCTGCCCTGGCGGCGGACCGAGACTGCCGAACCGGACCTGCGCCGGGCCCGCCGGATCCTGGATCGCGATCACCACGACCGGGACGAGGTGAAGGAACGGGTGCTGGAGTACCTGAGCGTCCGCCGGCTCCGGCGGGGGCGGCAGGGGGCGTTGCTCTGCCTGGTGGGTCCGCCCGGCGTGGGCAAGACGAGCATGGGCCGCTCGATCGCCGAGGCGACCGGCCGCCGGTTCTACCGCGTGGCCCTGGGCGGCCTCCGCGACGAGGCGGAGGTCCGCGGCCACCGCCGCACCTACCTGGGCGCCCACCCCGGCGCCATCCTTCGGGCGATGCGGCGCGTCGGCGTCTCCAACCCCGTCATCATGCTCGATGAGGTCGACAAGCTCGGCGAGGGGCCGATGGGAGACCCTGCCGGAGCGCTGCTGGAGGTGCTGGACCCGGACCAGAACGCCGCCTTCGTCGACCGTTACCTCGCCGTGGGCTTCGACCTCTCGGACGTCCTGTTCATCGGCACGGCGAACACGGCCCTGACGATTCCCGGACCGCTCCTGGACCGCCTGGAGGTGATCGAGCTGCCGGGGTACACGACCGAGGAGAAGGCGGTGATCGCGCGGGGCTACCTGGTGCCGCGCCAGGTCGAGGAGACCGGGCTGGACCCCGCCGGCGTCGCGTTCGACGACGAGGCCGTCGAGCTGCTGATCACGCACTACACGCGTGAGGCCGGCGTGCGCGAGCTGGAGCGGCAGATCGCGGCGGTCTGCCGCAAGCTCGTGCGGCGAGGCGAGGGGCGCGCGAGCTGCCCGGCGCGGGTGAGGCGGCGGCTGGTGGCCGACCTGCTGGGGCCGCCGCCGTACCTGGCCGAGGACTGGGACCGCGCCTGTCGGCCGGGAGTCTGCGCCACGCTGGCCGTCGGAGACGGCGGCGCCGAGCTGATGTTCATCGAGGTCCTGCGCGTGGACGGCTCGGGCCGCCTGGCGGTGACCGGACGGGTGGGGGCGGTGCTCAGAGAGAGCGCCTCCCTGGCGCTCGGCTACTGGAAGGCGCGGGGGGAGCGGTTCGGGCTGGCCGGCGACCGCTTTGCGCAGGGCGACTTCCACGTGCATCTGCCCGGTGGCTCAGCGCCGAAGGACGGCCCGGCCGCCGGCCTGCCGCTGGCGCTGGCGTTCGCGTCCCGGCTGTTCGACCGGAGCCTGCCGCCGGGACTGGCCGCACTGGGCGAGATCACCCTGCACGGCCGCGTCCTGCCCGTCGGCCGGATCGGCGAGCGGCTCGCCGGCGCCCGGCGGGCGGGGATCTCGCACGTGCTCCTGCCGGAGCGGAACCGCGTCGAGGTCGAGTCGTGCCGGGATCGCCGGCCGCCGGAGGGCCTGGAGATCACCTACGTCTCATCCGTGGAAGAGGCGCTCGAGACCGCCCTGGCGGTCGTTCCCCAGGGCCGGCCCGCCCCGGCCTGACCGTCCGGAAAGGAGACTGCTGCAATGCGTCTGCTGCTCGCGACGAGGAACCCGCACAAGCAGAGGGAGTTGGGCGAACTCCTTGCCGACCTGCCCGTGGAGGTCCGCACGCTGGCCGACTGCCCCCACGCGCCCGACGTGGATGAGGACTGTCCGACCCTGGAGGAGAACGCCGCCAAGAAGGCCTCCGAGGTCGCCGCGGCCTGCGGCGGGTTCGCCATGGCCGACGACTCCGGGCTGTTCGTCGACGCGCTGGACGGGCGCCCCGGCGTCCTGAGCGCCCGGTACGCCGGCCCCAATCCGACCTCGGCTCGCCTCTGCGCACGGCTCGTGGCCGAACTGCAGGATGTGCCGGACCAGGCCCGGACCGCCCGCTTCCGGTGCTGCATTGCCATGGCGGACCCGGACGGGCGGATCATACTGACCGCTTCGGGGCACGTCGGCGGGCGCATCCTGCGGGAGATGCGCGGGACCGGGGGGTTCGGCTACGATCCCGTCTTTCTCTACGAGCCCTGGGGCCGCACGTTCGCCGAGGTCCCGCCCGCCGAGAAGAACGCCGTCAGCCACCGTGCGCAGGCGTTGCGTGCGTTTCGGGACGGGCTGGAGCGGTGGCTGCGGGGCGGCAACGGGCGTTGAGGGCCGTTCCGTCAGCGTTGCGCGATCCGGGCGCCCAGCGCTCTCATCAACGGCGCGAACGAGGGGAAGGTGATCGCCGCCGCCTCCGCCGTGCCGACGGTGGTCGTCCCCTCGGCCGCCAGACCGGCCACCGCCAGGGCCATGACGACCCGGTGGTCGCCGTGCCCGTCCACTGCCGTCCCGCGCAGGCGCGAGCGCCTCAGGGTCAGCCCGTCGGGCAGTTCCTCGACGTCGGCGCCCAGGGCGCGGAGTTCGCGGGCCATGACGGCCAGGCGGTCCGTCTCCTTCACGCGCGCCTGCGGCACGTTCACCAGGTGCGTCTCGCCGTCGGCCAGGCAGCCGACGACGGCCATCGCCGGCAGGGCGTCGGGGGTGGCGTTCAGGTCGAACGT comes from Candidatus Brocadiaceae bacterium and encodes:
- a CDS encoding aldo/keto reductase, translated to MQYRRLSGTELDVSVICFGGMTAGSYGTFGHQDDEASMQAVRAALEEGINFFDTAEGYGDGHSEDVLGRALQGRREQVVIGTKVSQRHLDRDQMARACNRSLRLLRTDYLDIYHVHWPNHDVPFADVVERLERLREAGKVRYWGVSNFGRQDLTDLLACGRPAVNQVPYSLLWRIIEHEVRPLCIENGVSIICYSPLAQGLLTGKFGRPDEVPPERARARYMAEAAERSFKVIGLLREVSDELGQPMADVALAWALAQPGIASVLTGVRSDEQVRQNARAADLTLPAAALERLTQGSEALRQELGTDPDMWNAGERSRYR
- a CDS encoding Gfo/Idh/MocA family oxidoreductase encodes the protein MGVPRIALVGGGTFGLMHLRAFRQFQHDGRCEFLALADVNERLLEERAREFGMRAYADYREMLERERPDAVAVATPDHLHREIALAALAQGAHVFVEKPMDTTVEGCTAMIEAGRDAGVLLQVDFHKRYDPYHAELRRSARQGKLGEIEYAYAWMEDRIEVPRSWLAAWAGESSPAWFLGIHMVDLVCWITGCGGRRVHATGVRKKLRSLGIDAWDSVCFSVEMDRDVTFQCQTSWVLPDAFEGIVNQGIRVVGTEGLMEVDSQDRGARCCFAADGRMATPNPGFFREGRDPCGRAVYGGYGIDAIRHFVDNVSFLMDGGALSDLAGTYPSGEDGREATRIVAGVHDALQRHAAVDL
- a CDS encoding amidohydrolase family protein, yielding MLAPALLDVQVNGFAGHDFNRPDAGPEEAAAVVRALGSAGVALCCPTVVTASFDHMAACLRAVNAACADEAVAAAIPAVHVEGPCISPDEGPRGAHPQDHVRPPEWDEFRRLQDASGGRIGIVTLAPELPGATAFIERLSEAGIVPAIGHTNASPADVDRAVEAGARLSTHLGNGSHALLPRHENYIWRQMAEDRLWASVIPDGHHLPGYVLKCMIRGKQVARTILVSDAVNIAGLPAGEYEFAGRPVVLTPAGKIQLKGTPFLAGSSLELARGVANAVRLGEVSLAEAVRMATLNPARLLGIDDRYGSIEPGKDADLLLFRWDEAAARIEVVRTILQGRTVFEQGNGR
- the lon gene encoding endopeptidase La codes for the protein MTAQKARTEVLPVLALRGTVVFPGASVRLRVGRRRSLAALEAAAAGDGRVVLVAQRRAETEAPSLDDLHPVGVIAAVRPGPELEGGKVRLIIADGLARCRLCAPAREEPFLAARVESLAGASAEVSSSLAGEVRTLFLSGPHREERTALLSVFPEAADVGFLIASQLDLSPDDAQALLSEPDAGNRYRMLLPVLRAEEQIARVGRDLWKQAVARAAGGRERHLRERKAAIERELGELSGRGADLQELRERVAAAGLSEEARAEAERELARMERTAPGQPEYGVAEDYLEWLTSLPWRRTETAEPDLRRARRILDRDHHDRDEVKERVLEYLSVRRLRRGRQGALLCLVGPPGVGKTSMGRSIAEATGRRFYRVALGGLRDEAEVRGHRRTYLGAHPGAILRAMRRVGVSNPVIMLDEVDKLGEGPMGDPAGALLEVLDPDQNAAFVDRYLAVGFDLSDVLFIGTANTALTIPGPLLDRLEVIELPGYTTEEKAVIARGYLVPRQVEETGLDPAGVAFDDEAVELLITHYTREAGVRELERQIAAVCRKLVRRGEGRASCPARVRRRLVADLLGPPPYLAEDWDRACRPGVCATLAVGDGGAELMFIEVLRVDGSGRLAVTGRVGAVLRESASLALGYWKARGERFGLAGDRFAQGDFHVHLPGGSAPKDGPAAGLPLALAFASRLFDRSLPPGLAALGEITLHGRVLPVGRIGERLAGARRAGISHVLLPERNRVEVESCRDRRPPEGLEITYVSSVEEALETALAVVPQGRPAPA
- the rdgB gene encoding RdgB/HAM1 family non-canonical purine NTP pyrophosphatase, with translation MRLLLATRNPHKQRELGELLADLPVEVRTLADCPHAPDVDEDCPTLEENAAKKASEVAAACGGFAMADDSGLFVDALDGRPGVLSARYAGPNPTSARLCARLVAELQDVPDQARTARFRCCIAMADPDGRIILTASGHVGGRILREMRGTGGFGYDPVFLYEPWGRTFAEVPPAEKNAVSHRAQALRAFRDGLERWLRGGNGR